A single region of the Polyangiaceae bacterium genome encodes:
- a CDS encoding serine/threonine protein kinase, with amino-acid sequence MNLRNLLAAPLREPHEAALSREIERVERITARAWQIMAVVGVIASTAFAVRVSAAMGIGGAVISMVMFAWFSFVAWRLGKGRGGRALHLSNMVVEAVMPWTYTIMIVFTQGTEYALASWVPPMLFCALLISYTARFRPLAPLLAGVFSAAMFLALYFLVLRARLSETAISQLINQPATQISRSITLALSGLLCSAVTLSIRRVMGRAEATVREQDLFGKYRLLQRVASGGMGVVFEALYCPEGGFERRVAIKRIHPHLAEQERFVANFRSEAELCARLAHPNIVQVMDFGRFEDSYFFAMELVDGLTLSAVMSRCFASGYRLTPEIVGTLGREILTGLVYAHEGVRGADGKPLRVVHRDVCPQNVLLSNNGEVKISDFGVARPLRQASLETTKTMGGHVAYVAPEQARGEPMDERGDLFPVGVMLWELLAGARLFLRESEPATLMALVADPIPNVCERRPDIAPEWQPFLLRALARDPTARFASAREMLAALDALADSRSRDPAQDLAALVAMARQTPAPAGRVDLEAATQTD; translated from the coding sequence GTGAACCTCCGGAACCTGCTCGCCGCGCCGCTGCGCGAGCCGCACGAGGCGGCGCTCTCGCGGGAGATCGAGCGGGTCGAGCGCATCACCGCGCGGGCGTGGCAGATCATGGCAGTGGTGGGGGTGATCGCGAGCACGGCCTTCGCGGTGCGCGTCTCCGCGGCCATGGGCATCGGGGGCGCGGTGATTTCCATGGTGATGTTCGCGTGGTTCTCCTTCGTGGCCTGGCGGCTGGGCAAAGGACGCGGGGGACGGGCCTTGCACCTCAGCAACATGGTGGTGGAGGCGGTGATGCCTTGGACCTACACCATCATGATCGTGTTCACCCAGGGCACGGAGTACGCCCTGGCTTCCTGGGTGCCGCCGATGCTGTTCTGCGCGCTGTTGATCTCCTACACGGCGCGCTTCCGGCCGCTGGCGCCGCTGTTGGCGGGGGTGTTCTCGGCGGCCATGTTCCTGGCGCTGTACTTCTTGGTGCTTCGCGCGCGGCTTTCCGAGACCGCCATCAGCCAGCTGATCAACCAGCCGGCGACGCAGATCTCGCGCTCCATCACGCTGGCGCTATCGGGCCTGTTGTGCAGCGCAGTCACGCTCAGCATTCGCCGTGTGATGGGCCGCGCCGAAGCGACGGTGCGCGAGCAGGACCTGTTCGGGAAGTATCGACTGCTCCAGCGCGTCGCCTCCGGCGGCATGGGGGTGGTGTTCGAAGCGCTGTATTGCCCGGAAGGCGGCTTCGAGCGGCGCGTGGCCATCAAGCGCATCCACCCGCACCTGGCGGAGCAAGAGCGCTTCGTCGCGAACTTCCGCAGCGAAGCGGAGCTGTGCGCGCGCCTGGCCCACCCGAACATCGTCCAGGTGATGGACTTCGGTCGCTTCGAGGACAGCTACTTCTTCGCGATGGAGCTGGTGGATGGCCTGACCTTGAGCGCGGTGATGTCTCGCTGCTTTGCCTCCGGCTACCGCTTGACGCCGGAAATCGTGGGCACCCTCGGGCGCGAGATCTTGACCGGTCTGGTGTACGCCCACGAGGGCGTGCGCGGCGCCGACGGCAAGCCGCTGCGCGTGGTGCATCGCGACGTGTGTCCGCAGAACGTGCTGCTGAGCAACAACGGCGAGGTGAAGATCAGCGACTTCGGCGTGGCGCGGCCGTTGCGGCAGGCGAGCCTGGAGACCACCAAGACGATGGGCGGTCACGTGGCGTACGTCGCTCCCGAACAAGCGCGCGGCGAGCCCATGGACGAGCGGGGAGATCTGTTTCCCGTGGGCGTCATGTTGTGGGAGCTCCTCGCCGGCGCACGTTTGTTCCTGCGAGAGAGCGAGCCCGCGACTCTGATGGCGCTGGTAGCCGATCCGATCCCCAACGTCTGCGAGCGACGACCGGACATCGCCCCCGAATGGCAGCCGTTCCTGCTCCGCGCGCTGGCGCGGGACCCGACGGCGCGCTTCGCTTCGGCCCGGGAAATGCTCGCCGCGCTCGACGCCCTGGCGGATTCTCGTAGCCGGGATCCGGCGCAGGATCTGGCGGCATTGGTCGCCATGGCGCGGCAGACTCCCGCGCCGGCGGGGCGCGTGGATCTCGAAGCGGCGACACAAACGGACTAG
- a CDS encoding N-acetylmuramoyl-L-alanine amidase, with protein MTRARTLLALLAIAVLSLVACAPATGDPIIADNQRTDHGGEVALDAADIKGFTEVEGFAQSSLMAAEVNATRGGFLIDLWEQDSGADIAIDVRGQLPDGSFTPWVPAEITWREAPHVVGRADLPDVVVATQFRLPPEQAGYVEHMTYAGIALDPEEAADDSPGVTQQPLSSQLGFVNSRASWKARSSSCSANASKYRMAIHHTYTPYSSSGGFAARIRAIQAYHMDSRGWCDIGYHFLVTEDGQVWEGRPLDRLGAHVANNNTGNVGISYVGCFEPNAECKKMVGDTKPPQAMIVGGAKIVGEISKMYGIDISSSTVKGHRDHSGASTDCPGEDLYARLGDIRALAKNPGSTPEPPPPPTGTGTGVVQGVVWDLATSSSPANGTRLDQATIQVDSDAPVKVRVGDAFWQLKVPVGKHTLTAAAPGYASASTDVDVTDGSETWASLGLAPAASQVTVSIRALGGGSPLPGAIVYLPSSGEAKVAGSDGRASFTLSPGSVSAQVFAKNYAGKTASINLTASPTQSVDVSLSSQSKGSAALQGVVWDASKASSAASSSNARVDTAIVISSSGHATTVRAGDAYWRIDAPPGSYTFTIVAPGYATTSFSKSLTAGVADWGSIGIQPAP; from the coding sequence ATGACACGCGCTCGGACACTCCTCGCCCTGCTCGCCATCGCCGTCCTGTCCCTGGTCGCCTGCGCCCCGGCAACGGGCGATCCGATCATCGCGGACAACCAACGCACGGATCATGGCGGCGAGGTCGCCCTCGACGCAGCCGACATCAAAGGCTTCACCGAGGTCGAGGGCTTCGCTCAGTCCAGTCTGATGGCGGCCGAGGTCAACGCCACGCGCGGCGGCTTCTTGATCGACTTGTGGGAACAGGACAGCGGCGCCGACATCGCCATCGACGTGCGTGGCCAGCTACCCGACGGCAGCTTCACGCCGTGGGTGCCCGCCGAGATCACCTGGCGCGAGGCGCCCCACGTCGTGGGCCGCGCGGATCTTCCGGACGTGGTCGTCGCGACGCAGTTCCGCTTGCCCCCCGAGCAGGCGGGCTACGTCGAGCACATGACCTACGCCGGCATCGCCCTCGATCCGGAAGAGGCCGCGGACGACTCCCCCGGCGTGACGCAGCAGCCCCTGAGCAGCCAGCTCGGCTTCGTGAACAGCCGGGCAAGCTGGAAGGCGCGGTCTTCGAGCTGCAGCGCCAACGCCAGCAAGTACCGCATGGCCATCCACCACACCTACACGCCGTACTCGTCTTCCGGCGGCTTCGCGGCGCGCATCCGCGCGATTCAGGCCTATCACATGGACAGCCGCGGCTGGTGCGACATCGGCTACCACTTCCTGGTCACCGAGGACGGCCAGGTGTGGGAGGGCCGCCCGCTGGATCGCCTGGGCGCCCACGTGGCGAACAACAACACCGGCAACGTGGGTATCAGCTACGTCGGTTGCTTCGAGCCCAACGCCGAGTGCAAGAAGATGGTCGGCGACACCAAGCCGCCACAGGCGATGATCGTCGGCGGCGCCAAGATCGTGGGCGAGATTTCGAAGATGTACGGCATCGACATCTCGAGCTCCACGGTGAAGGGCCATCGCGACCACTCCGGTGCGTCCACGGACTGCCCCGGTGAAGATCTCTACGCGCGCCTCGGAGACATCCGCGCGTTGGCCAAGAACCCCGGCTCCACGCCGGAGCCGCCGCCGCCGCCCACGGGCACGGGTACCGGCGTGGTGCAGGGCGTGGTCTGGGATCTGGCCACGTCGTCGTCGCCCGCGAACGGCACGCGGCTGGATCAGGCGACCATCCAGGTCGACTCGGACGCTCCGGTGAAGGTGCGCGTGGGCGACGCGTTCTGGCAGCTGAAGGTGCCCGTGGGGAAGCACACCCTCACCGCCGCCGCTCCGGGCTACGCCTCCGCCAGCACCGACGTGGACGTGACCGACGGCAGCGAGACCTGGGCATCCCTCGGACTCGCTCCGGCGGCGTCGCAGGTAACCGTCAGCATTCGCGCTCTGGGCGGCGGCAGCCCGCTCCCCGGCGCCATCGTGTACCTGCCGTCGTCCGGCGAAGCCAAGGTCGCGGGTAGCGATGGCCGCGCCAGCTTCACGCTCTCCCCCGGCAGCGTGAGCGCCCAGGTGTTCGCCAAGAACTACGCCGGCAAGACCGCGAGCATCAACCTCACGGCGTCACCGACGCAGAGCGTGGACGTCTCGCTCAGCAGCCAAAGCAAGGGCAGCGCCGCGCTCCAGGGCGTGGTGTGGGACGCCTCCAAGGCTTCGAGCGCCGCGAGCTCCAGCAACGCGCGGGTCGATACCGCGATCGTGATCTCGAGCTCGGGCCACGCCACCACCGTGCGCGCGGGCGACGCCTACTGGCGCATCGACGCGCCCCCCGGGAGCTACACCTTCACGATCGTCGCACCGGGGTATGCCACCACCAGCTTCTCCAAGTCACTCACCGCCGGCGTGGCGGACTGGGGCTCGATCGGGATCCAGCCAGCGCCCTGA
- a CDS encoding sigma 54-interacting transcriptional regulator: protein MVDQTVTESGPVLSTPGAPRPEVTGVVVVFQRGPCTPVPHRIVSPQVLGRSETADVTLADASVSREHALLEPAPGGVLVTDLGSHNGTTISTVAVTAAKTLAPFDSTIRLAKTLLLVTRDALLYEQAVENVDSRLVGGAALNDVRLQIRTFGPAPTAVLIEGQTGTGKEVVAGLLHASSGRPGPFVAVNCAALAPELVESELFGHAKGAFSGSVAARAGLFREADGGTLFLDELAELPLPMQAKLLRVLETGEVRGVGQDAPTQVDVRIVAATNQKLDERVVSGAFRGDLLHRIAGARIRLPALTDRRADIVALCHHFNAAHEVHVSVGAMDALLTRSWPGNVRELKNVLFAAAATAKARGQSEIRLEDLGEPAPPSRQDEREEERQIREALAQTDGNVTRAAKELGLGRSSLYEAIRRLGLDPAAFRKR, encoded by the coding sequence GTGGTGGATCAAACCGTCACCGAGTCCGGCCCGGTGTTGTCCACGCCGGGTGCGCCTCGGCCGGAGGTGACGGGCGTGGTGGTCGTGTTCCAGCGCGGGCCGTGCACACCGGTGCCCCATCGCATCGTGAGCCCCCAGGTGCTGGGCCGCTCCGAGACGGCCGACGTCACCTTGGCGGATGCGTCGGTGTCGCGCGAGCACGCGCTGCTGGAACCGGCACCGGGCGGAGTGCTGGTCACGGATCTGGGCAGCCACAACGGCACCACCATTTCCACGGTAGCGGTCACGGCAGCCAAGACGTTGGCCCCGTTCGACAGCACGATTCGCCTAGCCAAGACGCTGCTGCTCGTGACACGCGACGCGCTGCTCTACGAGCAAGCGGTGGAGAACGTCGACTCCCGCTTGGTGGGCGGCGCGGCCCTCAACGACGTGCGGCTTCAGATCCGCACCTTCGGCCCGGCGCCGACGGCCGTGCTGATCGAAGGGCAGACCGGTACCGGCAAGGAAGTGGTGGCGGGGCTGTTGCACGCGTCGAGCGGGCGGCCGGGGCCCTTCGTGGCGGTGAACTGCGCGGCCCTTGCGCCGGAGCTGGTGGAATCGGAGCTGTTCGGTCACGCCAAGGGGGCCTTCTCGGGATCCGTGGCCGCGCGCGCGGGGCTGTTTCGCGAGGCGGACGGTGGCACGCTGTTCTTGGACGAGCTGGCGGAGCTCCCGCTGCCGATGCAAGCCAAGCTCTTGCGCGTGCTGGAGACGGGCGAGGTGCGCGGTGTGGGGCAAGACGCCCCGACGCAAGTGGACGTGCGCATCGTGGCGGCGACCAACCAGAAGCTCGACGAGCGGGTGGTGAGCGGCGCGTTCCGCGGGGATTTGTTGCATCGCATCGCGGGCGCGCGCATCCGGCTGCCCGCCTTGACGGATCGCCGGGCCGACATCGTCGCTCTGTGCCACCACTTCAACGCCGCCCATGAGGTGCACGTGTCCGTGGGCGCCATGGACGCGCTCTTGACGCGATCCTGGCCGGGCAACGTGCGGGAGCTGAAGAACGTGCTGTTTGCCGCGGCGGCGACCGCCAAGGCGAGGGGACAGAGCGAGATCCGCCTGGAAGACCTCGGTGAGCCGGCGCCGCCGAGCCGCCAGGACGAGCGCGAAGAAGAGCGCCAGATCCGAGAAGCGCTGGCGCAGACGGACGGCAACGTCACTCGCGCCGCGAAGGAGCTCGGTCTCGGGCGCTCGAGCTTGTACGAGGCGATACGGCGCTTGGGTCTCGATCCCGCTGCCTTCCGCAAGCGCTGA
- a CDS encoding NADH-quinone oxidoreductase subunit D produces MHSLEMNVQAVSLSERVDPYLDIDEYDPEADLMVLNLGPQHPSTHGVFRVKLYLDGEIIIKAVPYAGYLHRGVEKLCEKLMITQITPIVDKNDYVSPMMNEQAINMAFEALMGVEVPRRARYLRTILAELQRVASHLLWLGTFAMDLGGALGGGTSLFMWCFRERESILDLFEDLTGCRFHYNTHTVGGNRHDIPGGWADKVKQTLAVIEARVPEYETMMAENSIYVARTRGVGAVDADLALQLGITGPIARAAGVDHDLRRDAPYHAYDEIEVNVFTEKAGDCQARTLVRIREMRESIRIVLSMIDGVPEGPINGHKPIKIAAQDRIQSGQSYVGIESPRGELGTYVVGGGDNKGASPYRLKIRPPSLHASACLPYVLPGHSVSDAVAILGSLDPIMGEVDR; encoded by the coding sequence GTGCACTCCCTGGAGATGAACGTGCAAGCGGTGAGCCTCAGCGAGCGGGTCGACCCGTACTTGGACATCGACGAGTACGATCCCGAAGCGGATCTGATGGTGCTGAACCTCGGTCCTCAGCACCCCAGCACCCACGGCGTGTTCCGGGTGAAGCTATACCTGGACGGTGAGATCATCATCAAGGCGGTGCCCTACGCCGGCTACCTCCACCGCGGCGTGGAGAAGCTCTGCGAGAAGCTGATGATCACGCAGATCACGCCCATCGTGGACAAGAACGACTACGTCTCGCCGATGATGAACGAGCAGGCCATCAACATGGCCTTCGAGGCGCTGATGGGCGTGGAGGTGCCGCGGCGCGCCCGCTACCTGCGCACGATCCTCGCCGAGCTCCAGCGCGTGGCGTCCCACCTCTTGTGGCTCGGCACCTTCGCCATGGACCTGGGTGGCGCCCTGGGCGGCGGCACCAGCCTGTTCATGTGGTGCTTCCGTGAGCGCGAGTCCATCCTGGACCTGTTCGAGGATCTGACGGGCTGTCGCTTCCACTACAACACGCACACCGTGGGTGGGAATCGCCACGACATCCCGGGCGGCTGGGCCGACAAGGTGAAGCAGACGCTGGCGGTGATCGAAGCGCGCGTGCCCGAGTACGAGACCATGATGGCCGAGAATTCCATCTACGTGGCGCGCACGCGCGGCGTGGGCGCGGTGGACGCGGATCTCGCGCTGCAGCTCGGCATCACCGGACCCATCGCCCGGGCCGCCGGCGTGGATCACGACCTTCGGCGCGACGCGCCGTATCACGCCTACGACGAGATCGAGGTGAACGTGTTCACCGAGAAGGCCGGGGATTGCCAGGCCCGCACGCTGGTGCGCATCCGGGAGATGCGCGAGAGCATCCGCATCGTGCTGTCCATGATCGACGGCGTGCCCGAGGGCCCCATCAACGGCCACAAGCCCATAAAGATCGCCGCGCAGGATCGCATCCAGAGCGGCCAGAGCTACGTCGGCATCGAGTCTCCCCGAGGAGAGCTCGGCACCTACGTGGTGGGCGGTGGCGACAACAAGGGCGCGAGCCCGTATCGGCTCAAGATCCGCCCGCCCAGCTTGCACGCTTCGGCTTGCCTGCCCTACGTGCTGCCCGGCCACTCCGTGAGCGACGCCGTGGCCATCCTCGGCTCGCTGGATCCGATCATGGGCGAGGTGGACCGATGA
- a CDS encoding cytidine deaminase, producing the protein MKDKHIRIRVEQCLALANASNCPRRKFGALLLDPERNVILMDGYNGGPRGGGELCGGDVCLRDTLSVKSGTRMEVGCHHAEMNVICNAAANGVRCRGAWLIVTGEPCLMCSKMIHHAGITRVLVVEGGYLGENGVQYLKDHGVEVVTVDGPKDPRLAEVPGG; encoded by the coding sequence GTGAAGGACAAGCACATCCGCATCCGCGTGGAGCAATGTCTGGCGCTGGCCAATGCTTCCAACTGCCCGCGTCGCAAGTTCGGCGCCCTGTTGCTCGATCCCGAGCGCAACGTGATCCTGATGGACGGCTACAACGGCGGGCCCCGCGGCGGCGGCGAGCTGTGCGGCGGAGACGTGTGCCTGCGTGACACCCTGAGCGTGAAGAGCGGCACGCGCATGGAAGTCGGCTGCCACCACGCGGAAATGAACGTGATCTGCAACGCGGCGGCCAACGGCGTTCGCTGCCGCGGCGCCTGGCTGATTGTCACCGGCGAGCCCTGCCTGATGTGCTCGAAGATGATCCATCACGCCGGAATCACTCGAGTGCTCGTGGTCGAAGGCGGCTACCTCGGCGAAAACGGCGTCCAGTACCTGAAGGACCACGGCGTCGAGGTGGTCACCGTGGACGGTCCGAAGGATCCGCGCCTGGCGGAAGTGCCCGGAGGCTGA
- a CDS encoding NADH-quinone oxidoreductase subunit B: MERMPGLDVATTSVDKLLTWGFNNSLWIFPMATSCCGIEFMAAAASRVDLDRMGTIVRGTPRQCDVMVVAGTITVKMAPRVKKLWDQMPEPKWCIAMGSCAISGDFYRDIYSVVPGIDTFLPVDVYVPGCPPNPEELMHGLLRLQEKVRAVRAGEWREREVRPPTPEHLRKPSIPRMGDPSRPPELSELQTLSAGSLSRGADLNLVQVRESKLGKELAARLAGPEDEPEKEAG; this comes from the coding sequence ATGGAGCGGATGCCGGGGCTCGACGTCGCGACCACCAGCGTGGACAAGCTCCTCACTTGGGGCTTCAACAACTCGCTGTGGATCTTCCCCATGGCCACCAGCTGCTGCGGCATCGAGTTCATGGCCGCTGCCGCCAGCCGCGTGGATCTGGATCGCATGGGCACCATCGTGCGCGGCACCCCTCGGCAGTGTGACGTGATGGTGGTGGCCGGCACCATCACCGTGAAGATGGCGCCCCGGGTGAAGAAGCTCTGGGATCAGATGCCCGAGCCCAAGTGGTGCATCGCCATGGGTTCCTGCGCCATCAGCGGGGATTTCTACCGCGACATCTACTCCGTGGTGCCCGGCATCGACACCTTCCTGCCCGTGGACGTGTACGTGCCCGGCTGCCCGCCGAACCCCGAAGAGCTGATGCACGGCCTCTTGCGCCTGCAGGAGAAGGTGCGGGCGGTGCGCGCGGGGGAGTGGCGCGAACGCGAGGTGCGGCCGCCGACGCCGGAGCATTTGCGCAAGCCGAGCATCCCGCGCATGGGGGATCCCAGCCGGCCGCCCGAGCTTTCGGAGCTGCAGACCTTGAGCGCCGGGAGCCTCTCTCGCGGTGCGGATCTGAACCTGGTGCAGGTGCGCGAGAGCAAGCTCGGCAAGGAGCTCGCGGCGCGTCTGGCGGGTCCGGAGGACGAGCCCGAGAAGGAGGCCGGCTGA
- a CDS encoding TetR/AcrR family transcriptional regulator: MSPRKAASTKERIEREALKLFRKRGFDRTTLRDIAKAAGTSLGSTYYYFPSKEALVLGYFEQQMVEHERLAQEAFRASSDLGERVRAAFSIRLDLMRKDRKFFGGLFRSVGDVESPVSVFSKENSELRLRGIRVLEQAVSVPEVPEALRAELAYGLWALMLGMVLYFVHDESPEQQRTAELVTGSIDLIVPLVPLLALPQAEFFRERVMAVLDRAGLLPEML, translated from the coding sequence GTGAGCCCCCGCAAAGCCGCGAGCACCAAGGAACGCATCGAGCGCGAAGCGCTCAAGCTGTTTCGCAAGCGCGGCTTCGATCGCACCACGCTGCGGGACATCGCCAAGGCAGCGGGCACCTCCCTCGGTTCCACTTATTACTACTTCCCGAGTAAGGAAGCGCTGGTCCTCGGCTACTTCGAGCAGCAGATGGTGGAGCACGAGCGGCTGGCCCAAGAAGCGTTCCGCGCTTCGAGCGATCTCGGCGAACGGGTGCGGGCGGCGTTTTCGATTCGGCTCGACCTGATGCGCAAGGATCGCAAGTTCTTCGGTGGCTTGTTTCGCAGCGTGGGCGACGTGGAGAGCCCGGTGAGCGTGTTCTCGAAGGAGAACAGCGAGCTGCGCCTCCGGGGCATCCGCGTCTTGGAGCAGGCGGTGAGCGTGCCGGAGGTGCCTGAAGCGCTGCGGGCGGAGCTGGCCTATGGCCTTTGGGCTCTGATGCTCGGCATGGTGCTGTATTTCGTCCACGACGAGTCACCGGAGCAGCAGCGGACCGCGGAGCTGGTGACCGGCAGCATCGACTTGATCGTGCCCCTGGTGCCGCTCTTGGCTCTACCCCAGGCGGAGTTTTTCCGTGAGCGCGTGATGGCGGTGCTCGATCGCGCGGGGCTTCTGCCCGAGATGCTCTAG
- a CDS encoding NADH-quinone oxidoreductase subunit C, which yields MPAKGIPVNEEFEALLRDEFGVTESPEDAPTLVDKSRHLELARKLRSKGYRIYVTVVATHFLAQEETKKQPAAPERYEVATALRSVGPGSKLALWRCEVPLGESIDSLAHLYAGADWQEREQYDLVGVHFEGHPDLRRLMMPEDWDGHPLRKDYAIDTACTPWR from the coding sequence ATGCCCGCCAAAGGCATCCCCGTGAACGAGGAATTCGAAGCGCTCTTGCGCGACGAGTTCGGCGTTACGGAATCTCCGGAAGACGCTCCGACGCTGGTGGACAAGAGCCGGCACCTGGAGCTGGCGCGCAAGCTCCGCTCCAAGGGCTACCGCATCTACGTGACCGTGGTGGCGACGCACTTCCTGGCGCAAGAAGAGACCAAGAAGCAGCCCGCCGCACCGGAGCGCTACGAAGTGGCCACGGCCCTGCGCAGCGTGGGTCCCGGCTCCAAGCTCGCGTTGTGGCGCTGCGAAGTGCCCCTGGGAGAGAGCATCGATTCCCTGGCGCATCTCTACGCCGGCGCAGACTGGCAGGAGCGCGAGCAGTACGATCTGGTCGGCGTGCACTTCGAGGGCCACCCGGATCTGCGGCGCTTGATGATGCCGGAGGACTGGGACGGTCACCCGCTCCGCAAGGACTACGCCATCGACACGGCGTGCACTCCCTGGAGATGA
- a CDS encoding DUF393 domain-containing protein — protein sequence MARFTVLYDEGCELCQRCRAFLEVEPAYVELTLLAAGSDEARLRFGTLPWLGQELVVVAEDGRVWAGAAAFLVCLWALRDYREWSYRLSGPALAPLAERFFRVLSAERRRIGALFDHRPCAADHCGVAPPSLGPYR from the coding sequence ATGGCGCGCTTCACGGTGCTGTACGACGAAGGCTGCGAGCTGTGCCAGCGCTGTCGCGCGTTTCTCGAGGTCGAGCCCGCCTACGTGGAGCTGACGCTCCTGGCGGCGGGCTCGGACGAGGCGCGCCTGCGCTTCGGCACGCTGCCATGGCTCGGACAAGAGCTGGTGGTGGTGGCGGAGGACGGCCGGGTGTGGGCCGGGGCGGCGGCATTCCTCGTGTGTTTGTGGGCTCTCCGGGACTATCGCGAATGGTCCTATCGGCTTTCGGGGCCGGCGTTGGCGCCGCTGGCGGAGCGCTTCTTCCGCGTGCTGTCGGCGGAGCGGCGGCGCATCGGTGCGCTGTTCGATCATCGACCCTGCGCCGCGGATCATTGCGGCGTCGCGCCCCCGAGCCTAGGTCCGTATCGGTGA
- the nuoH gene encoding NADH-quinone oxidoreductase subunit NuoH, producing MSLPAWIENPWVHGAVYGIVIVTVLMTITAWSIWFERKFAGRMQSRAGPTLVGPVGLLQPLADALKLLQKEDIIPDKADKVLFNIAPPLTVLFALGTAAVIPWSEKAIAADLDVGVLYILALGGLMVFPVWIAGWASNNKYALLGGMRSVAQGISYEIPLVLAALVPVVLTGSMSLSEIVRFQVEHGWFAFWPPGPGLLAFLLFFMASLAEANRIPFDIPEAESELVAGVTTEYTGMKFGLFYLAEYLHTLIVSGVASALFLGGWGGPFGLAPGLHWMVLKTLALFALIFWIRWTLLRFRADQLMALCWKWLVPGGLVLVMLAAFWVQYQRTSAPQHLPPNPATGVAEGAL from the coding sequence ATGAGCCTGCCCGCTTGGATCGAGAACCCCTGGGTGCACGGCGCCGTGTACGGCATCGTGATCGTCACCGTGCTGATGACCATCACGGCTTGGAGCATCTGGTTCGAGCGCAAGTTCGCCGGCCGCATGCAGAGCCGCGCGGGGCCGACGCTGGTGGGCCCCGTCGGGCTTTTGCAGCCGCTGGCCGACGCGCTGAAGCTGCTGCAGAAGGAAGACATCATCCCGGACAAGGCGGACAAGGTGCTGTTCAACATCGCACCGCCGCTCACCGTGCTGTTCGCCCTCGGCACCGCCGCCGTGATCCCTTGGAGCGAGAAGGCCATCGCCGCGGATCTGGACGTCGGCGTGCTCTACATCCTCGCCCTCGGCGGGCTCATGGTGTTCCCGGTGTGGATCGCCGGCTGGGCCAGCAACAACAAGTACGCCCTGCTGGGCGGCATGCGCTCGGTGGCGCAGGGCATCAGCTACGAGATCCCGCTGGTGCTCGCGGCGCTGGTGCCGGTGGTGCTCACCGGCTCGATGAGCCTGTCGGAGATCGTGCGGTTCCAGGTGGAGCACGGCTGGTTCGCGTTCTGGCCGCCGGGGCCGGGGCTGTTGGCGTTCCTCTTGTTCTTCATGGCGTCGCTGGCGGAGGCGAACCGCATCCCCTTCGACATCCCCGAGGCCGAGAGCGAGCTCGTGGCGGGCGTGACCACCGAGTACACGGGCATGAAGTTCGGCCTGTTCTACCTGGCGGAATATCTGCACACGCTGATCGTGAGCGGCGTGGCGAGCGCGCTGTTCCTGGGCGGCTGGGGCGGCCCCTTCGGCCTGGCTCCGGGGCTGCACTGGATGGTGCTCAAGACCCTGGCCCTGTTCGCCCTCATCTTCTGGATCCGCTGGACCCTCCTGCGCTTCCGCGCCGATCAGCTGATGGCCCTGTGCTGGAAGTGGCTGGTGCCCGGCGGCCTGGTGCTGGTGATGCTGGCCGCCTTCTGGGTCCAGTACCAACGAACCTCGGCGCCCCAGCACTTGCCGCCCAACCCCGCCACCGGCGTGGCGGAAGGAGCCCTCTGA
- the ndhC gene encoding NADH-quinone oxidoreductase subunit A, producing the protein MNQWQSALSFLLLSAVVGVSMLVIARVLRVRAQKESPLKRQTYECGEEPEGLAWIRFHPRYYVVALVFVLFDVEAVFLFPWAVSLRGLGMLAIVDMLVFVGILLLGWVYALRKGALKWQ; encoded by the coding sequence ATGAATCAGTGGCAGAGCGCCCTGTCCTTCCTCCTGCTCTCCGCCGTGGTGGGCGTGAGCATGTTGGTGATCGCTCGTGTGCTCCGGGTGCGCGCCCAGAAGGAGTCGCCGCTCAAGCGGCAAACCTACGAGTGCGGCGAAGAGCCCGAGGGGCTCGCCTGGATCCGCTTCCACCCCCGCTACTACGTGGTGGCGTTGGTGTTCGTGCTGTTCGACGTGGAGGCGGTCTTCCTGTTCCCCTGGGCCGTCAGCCTGCGGGGCCTCGGCATGCTGGCCATCGTCGACATGCTGGTGTTCGTCGGCATCCTGCTCTTGGGCTGGGTGTACGCGCTCAGAAAGGGCGCCCTCAAATGGCAGTAG